GGATTTTAAGTCCGTCGTGTCTACCTATTCCACCACGCGGGCATGGAATGTTCCCAACCTAACGAAAGGCTCCTATATATTCAAGAGATAAAAACTTAAAATCCTGGAAAAAGAATATTTTTGACTTTGTTTTTGACAAAAGATAGACTTAATAAAAACAAAGGGGGAAATATTCTCGCTTTTGGGCCTATGAAAGCCCTAGCCGCCTTTCAAAAGATTTTTGTTTAGAGTTTGTGAAACAAGATGGAAGCTCTCAAAATGACGTGCCTCCTTTCAAAGTATTCCAAGGCAGTTCTTTAGGCGTTGGAAAGAAAGTAATGTATCGTTCTGAAAATGCTATGTCTGTCACAAAAGCAGGTACAGCTTATCAGTATTGCTTCCAAAGACCTAAAAAGACACATCTTGATAGAATGAAGTTTGTGTGGACCACGGATGATGTGCCCTCTGAAAATCTGGGTTTGAAAGTGACAGGCTTTGAATACCTTGGAGAAATGAAAGAAATCAACGAATAACAGGGAACTTTTTTACACCTTCTGTAGTTTATAGAACAGAAGGTGTAATTTTGTTGTCAAAATTATGACCTTTAGTTAATGTAAATCCCAATGGAGACGCCTTATGGCATGGCATAAATTTTCTTATTCAATACTGCTTTATGCTTTAGTATTTTTGGCATTCTGCGACAGTACACAATCTGCAATAACTCATGAGGAACCAATGGAGCCACTTATTCGTATAGTTCAAATTACAGACACTCACATCATGCCAAAAGGTGAACATTGGTGTAGCAAAACCGAAACTTTAACAAACCGTCGTCTGCAAGATGTGATCGAAGAAGTTAATGCTTTAGATCCTGATTTTGTCGTTCACACGGGTGATATTACGGATACGGGTGATCTGGCTTCTTATGAACATGCGAAAGAATTATTAGATCAGCTGAAAGCTCCTTATTTTCTGACCTGCGGAAATCATGATAACTTTCAAAACTTAAAAAGTGTCTTTCCAAAGCAACCCTTCATGAGCAATCATTTTGCATTACACGATTTAAATGGCAGCTTTATTCGAACATTAATTCTCGATACGCGTATTCCCGATAAAGATGAAGGTGTTTTATGCCCAGAACGCATACAGTGGCTTAAAGATCGTCTTGAAGAAGATTCCGAAAAACCCACTCTGCTTTTTATGCATCATTTTCCTATTGAGGTTCAAGAACCCCTATTTTCTTCAATAAATCTGAAAAACAGCTCTGAATTAGAGCGGATTATTTTAACCAATCCTCAAATTATGGGGGTTTACTGTGGTCATTACCATCACGCTGCTTCCGCCGTTTTTGGAGGGATCCTGTGCTGGATTTCCCCCAGCACGGCCCCTTCCCATGTTTTGGAAGGCAGCAAATGTTTGGGACTGACCCTAAGTAATCCTGCCTACAGCCTTCATAGTTATCAAAACAAAAAAACTCATAGTAAAATAATGACAATTGCTCCTTTTGTACCCTTATAGAAAATGAAAAAGATCTTAATCCATAAACCGGCAATGAAAATTGTAGGGATCTCAGCCCGTACCAACAATGCTGCTGAAATGAACCCTGCAACCGCCAAGATTGGGGCCACAGTTCAGGAGTATTTTCATCGGGGCCTTCCAGAAAAAATTCAAAATCGCGCATCCCCCGGCACCACCTATTGTATTTACACAGACTATGAAAACGACTTTCAAGGGGATTACACTTATTTCATCGGAGAAGAAGTCTGTTCTTTTAATGAGATGCCAAAGGGCCTAAACTCTCTTACCATTCCAGCACAAAACTATGCCCAATTCACGGCGGGCCCCGGCCTTATGCCAGGCGTTTGCATTGAAGCCTGGCAAAAAATTTGGCAAATGGCTCCTGAAGACCTGAGTGGCCCCCGAAGCTATCAAGCTGACTTTGAAATCTACGACGACCGCGCTCAAGACCCTCAAAATGTAGTGCTGGATATTTGTATTGGGATTAAATAAAAATGCCTGAAATTGGTTTCGTTGTAAGAAGGACGATAATAAAAACCTAGGCTTTCTTAAAATCTAATGCCACCACATAAATTTCGGCAGATTCTTTCCGGCTAGCTTGAGGCTTTACGTGCTTAACTGTTTTAAAGTGCTTTTTTAAATTCTTCAAAAGATCTGCGTCTGATCCCCCTTGCCATACCTTGGAAATAAACGTCCCCCCGGGGGCAAGAACCTTTAAAGCGAAATCTAAAGCCATTTCAGACAGGGCAATAATACGTAAGTGATCTGTGCTTTTGTGGCCTGTTGAGGGTGGCGCCATATCGCTTAGAACAACATCTGCAGGACCCTTTAAAAGTTTATAAAGCTCCTCAACCGATTCCAGTTTGGTGAAGTCCATTTGTAGGCAAATGGCCCCCTCAAGAGCATCCATGGGTAGAATATCCAAGGCAATCACTTGGGATTCGGGTTTGCTTGTATCAACCTTTTCCAAAACCACCTGAGTCCACCCCCCTGGGGCTGCCCCTAAATCGATGACACGACATTTCTTTTTAAACAAATCAAAGGTTTCGTCCAGCTCAAGCAACTTAAAGGCTGCGCGAGAAAGGTAACCTTTCTTTTTGGCCTCCATCACAAAAGGGTCGTTCAATTGGCGCTGCAACCATTTCTTTGAAGAAATAGTACGCCCCTTTTTCTTTTTAAGCTTGACGGTTTCAGACCGCCCCGACAGGAAAGTTGTTTTCTTAGTCATGCCCGTATTGTAGCGATTGTCGACCGTTAAAAGCAAAGAGTTTTTTAACCTTATCTCTAGTACCGTTTCCAAAAAATTAAGGAGAACGAATGAAACCAGGGTCGAGGGCTTCGATCTGCACTTGACGCACACGAGAAGTCCAAGATCCCGCAGGTTTGCGAAGTAATCGTTCATTTTTGGGAATAGTGCTCCAGGGGCGATCTTTCTGAGAATGCCGAACTGTTTCCACATAAAATCCCCCTGCCCTTTCTGTGATCATATGGGCACCCTGAAAAAAAACATCGAATCGATCTATGATAATTTTGGGTCTTGTACAAAAGGTTCGTGCTTTTCTAAGAGGCTCAGCTGCAATCAAAATATCGGCCTGCTCACAAGCCTTTTCTAAAGAGTCCAGGTTTTTTAGATACGCAATTTTCGTGGGGCCCCTTTGGAAAAAACATCCTCCTTCAAAAAACTCTACGGGAGCTAAAACTTTATCTTTCTTTTTGCCTTTAAATTTTAAGGTTTTATCTGGGTCTACCCCTAGTCGCGCCGCCCAGGCCTCGGGCAGAAAAGATCGGATGCGGGGAGATGAAATATAAAGCTTTCCACCATTTTCAATTCCAATGGATTTGGCATCCCCCGATACAAACAAAAAAGGTTTTTCATCCTGACAAAAACTAAGTCCAAACAGACAAAATCCCACCAACCCAACAAACCGAATAGGTCCCTTCCAAATAAGCAGCCAGAGCCCCCCAAAGGCAAAACAAACAAGCCCCCACAGGGGAATGCTCGACACAAAAACTGAGGCCCCGGGAAGACTTGATACATGCTCCGCCACCTTTTGCATCAAGCCCAATCCCTGACCCAAAATCTTGATACCCCCATCCAGGGAATAACCGCATGCAAAGGCAATGACACAGATAATGCCCACAGGCATCACCCAAAAAGTCAGCAAGGGCAAAACTAAAAGATTTGATAAAATAGCCTGCAGGGAAAACTTATGAAAATGATAAATAGTAAAAGGAAGGGTTGCGCAGGAGGCAATAATGCTTGAGAAAATAATACCCCCGCCGTACAGCAGAATTTTTTTTGGCCATGAGTCGGACAGGCTCCTTTGCAAGGGAACCCCACCCCATTCATAGAACCCAATCAGGGCCACAACAGCGCTGAAAGACATCTGAAAACTAGGCGTCAGCAAAGATTCAGGCTGCATCAGCAAAATAGCCAAGGCCGCAATGGCCACCAGTCGTAAAGATAAAGGATTCCGATCTAACAGTACCGCTACCATCATCAGGGAAAAACTGATGAAAGACCGCTGGGTCGGAATGCTGGCCCCTGACAAATTCAGGTAAAGAAAACTGCTAGTCAAGGCCCCTATGGCCGATAATTTAAACAAAGGAACCCGCAGTAAAAGCCCCGGGATTAGGCCAAATAAAACCCGAAAAAACAGAAAAGACAAAGCCCCAATCAAGCTAAGGTGCAGCCCCGAAATGGCCAGCACGTGGGCCAAACCAGAGTCGGCGAACTGTTGCCGCGTTTCTTTTGAAAGTCCGCCTGTATCCCCCGTGAGCAGAGCCGCCCCAATCGCACCATTTTGACCTGTCAAATGGGTTTGCAAATAAGCCGTTAACGCAGCCCGAAATCGCTTAAAAGAATCTCTGGCTGATACGGTTTTGGGAGTGACCGCTATAATTTTTGTGACAAATCCCATACCACTGACACCATCAAAAAAAGCCCGTCGTCGGAAATCATAGGCCCCCGGATAAGGCGCCCCAGAAACCGCCGCAATCTTCGCTTTCAAGACAATTGCATCTCCCATTTGCAAAGACATATCTTTATTTGTTTTGCACAGTAACCTGACCAAAAAGGGATGATCCGTCTGCTTTTCATTGATGTGATCTATACGCACCAAAAGACGTCGTCCGTTGGGCGTATCTTGAACATTTTCCAAAGTTCCTTGTATAGTTTTCATCCCCATAGATCGATGCAACAGAGGTGTCTGTAAGGAATGGGTTCTGAACTGGGCCACAGAAAATCCGATCAAGGCACAAACCATTAGGATCAGAACACCCTGCACTGATCGAAAACTCACAAAATAGATAACCCCCGCCAGAACTAGAGAGAAAGCAGGAAATACCCACTGCAACACTTGGGGTGGTTCCTGTTGTAAATTAAAATAAACCCCAATGCCCAAAGCCACAGCTACAGGCATCCACAGAAAAAGACGGCTTTTCTGGTGATCTAAAAACGATTCGATGGTTTGAAGAATAGTTATGGTTGCCTCCGTCATATTTTAATGATTATTTGACAAGCTTTAGATAGCCATTTACCATAAAAATACATATAAAAAAAGCCACAAAAGGGGATGCTATTATGAAAAATGAAAAAGTTATTCAGCTGCTGAAAGAAGCCCAATCCGGGACCTATGTGTTATCTTTGAATACACAAAAGTGTCATTGGAATGTTGAAGGCATTAATTTTCACTCTCTTCACCTAATGTTTGATGCGCAATATACGATGTTGGCAGAGGACGTGGATGTGTTGGCTGAACGCCTGCGCGCCCTGGGAGAGTACGCCCCTGGTAGCTTTAAAGAATTTGAAAAATTTTCCCCTGTTGATGCTTTGGAGAAAACAAAACTATCAGAATGTGAAATGCTACAGTTCTTGGTGAAAGAATATGAGAAACTGATTGCCACCTTGTTGAAGTTGGTGGAGGAGTCCTCAAAAAGCAAAGACGACGGCACGGCTGACATTGCGCTCGGCCAATCTGAAATTCGCCAAAAAACCTTGTGGATGCTAAGAAGCAGCTTGAAGTAGAGGGTTTTCACGCCCGCCCCGCTGCCTTCCTCGGGCTTGCCCCAAGAACCCTAGCTAAGGATTTGGAACAATTATTTGTGCACGTGTAAGCGCTCCCATTCTTTCAAGCTCCAAAATAGTTTGAAATTGTAGCACTCGACGTGGGTAATCTTGAATAATAGAAAGAATGACTCGATTGACAACATCTATTTTTACTGGGGCTGCCATCTCCAGTAAATAAGGCTCAATCCCGTGCACCGCTGAAATGATTTCCTGCAAATTTTTTGTCTGTCCTGCCAAATCAGAAAGCAAGGTGGACGTTTCCAGAAAATAGTCCGATGCGGAAAAAGCCCCCTTTACTCTTTGTCGTATAGTTTCTTGATCCGGCAACTGAAGAATTGCAGTTTGTATGCCCTTAAAAAAAACAGCTTTTGAAGCAGCATCTTCTTCAGATTCTCCAGCAGCAGCCCAAGCATTTACACATCCTAATAATCCGATGAATAGTATGACTATAATTTTCATATTTCCCCTCCCTAAATTTATAGTTTATTCCTTAGAATATATCAGATGCTTATCATTTTCTAGCTCATTATTGATTCAACTAAGGCTTTGGGATACGCTCTGTAAGTCGAAGAAGCCCCATTTCCTCAAGGACTACAATTATTTTAAACTGGGCTTCCAACTCTGAATGATCTTGAATAATAAGCAAAATAATATCATTCATAACCTCTGTCTTGCGTGTAGCAGAAAGTTGAATAGAAGATCCGCTGTCATACACTGCCGAAATAATATCCTGAAAGCTCTTGTCTTGGCCGGCAAGTCCTTCAAGCAACTTAGATTGCTGAAGAAAAATCTCTGTCCTGCCACCTAAATGCTTCTGAAGCCTATGGCGCAATGCCTTTTCGTCTGGCAACCGCACAATTGTTTGCAAAAGAGTTTCATCCAGCCTGTACTCGGGTCGAGCCACCGCCTGAGAATTCGTGCCCCCTAAAAACCCTACAATAGCCAGAAAAAATCTTAGGAAAACAACCAATAAAGTCCCCCCACCAATATAATGGTTGTAATGATCCACCCTATAATCCCCACCACAATTTTTTGTTTGGCAGGCCTGTTTCTGTTGGCTGGTTTGAATTCCATGGTAAGCTCCGTACACTCTAATTTCTAGAAATAGTATCCACATCATAAAAAAATTTGTATTGTTTGGCCAGCCCTTATTCAGTATCTTACTGCTATGTATAAAATCTTGTTTTTAGCGCTCTTATTTCCCTGCCTTTCTACAGCTAGCTCATTCAATGGCGCTGATCTTAGCTTGGTCTGGGGGCTACCCTTTGCCGGTATTCTTTTGTCCTTGGCCTTGCTTCCCCTCATAGTACCCCATTTTTGGCACAAACATTATGGCAAAATCATCGCCGGATGGACCCTTGCTCTTTTAGCCCCCTTTTGGAGTATCTTTGGATACGCTACAGTCACCACATCCCTTGCCCACAGCTTGCTTTCCGAATACATTCCCTTTGTTCTAATGATTGGGGCCCTCTTCATCGTAACAGGTGGTATTCGACTTAAAACACACTGGAAAGGGACCCCCGTGGGCAATGCGGGCATCCTGCTAGCGGGCACCTTTATCAGCAGTTGGATTGGTACAACGGGGGCCAGTATGCTGCTTATTCGCCCCCTGCTTTTGGCCAACGCCTGGCGTCAAAACAAGACTCATGTTTTTATCTTTTTTATTTTTCTGGTTTCTAATATTGGCGGATCCTTAAGTCCTTTGGGGGACCCTCCTCTGTTTCTGGGCTTCTTGCAAGGGGTTCCCTTCTTCTGGCCTCTCCTTAATCTATGGGGCCCAGTTTCTTTGATGAGCCTGGCTTTACTCGCAATTTTCCTAGGTTTTGAATCTTATTTCTATGGCAAAGAAGAAAATAAACCTTTGGAAATTTTGCCTAAATCCATAAAAATTGAGGGCAAACGGAATCTATTTTATTTGGCGGGAATCATTGGGGCTGTTTTACTAAGTGGCAGTTGGAAATCTGATATTTCTTTTATGGTATACGGTACAGAACTTGCCCTGGAACATATCCTGCGGGACGGTTCAATGATCCTTTTTTCTTTGCTCTCTCTTGCGTCCACTCCCAAACACATCCGGGAAGAAAATCACTTTTCTTGGGATCCCCTTATGGAAGTTGCCAAAATTTTCCTAGGTATTTTTATCACTGTGGCCCCAGTTTTGGCTATTTTAAAAGCGGGAGAATCCGGCGCCCTAGGCCAAATCGTTGCCCTGGTTAATCAAGATGGTAGTCCCCACAACGGCATTTACTTTTGGTTGTCAGGACTTTTTTCTTCCGTCTTAGACAATGCCCCCACCTATATGGTTTTCTTCTTTATGGCGGGCGCTGACGCGACAGAACTAACAACTCATCTGCCCAGCACACTAGCCGCTATTTCCCAAGGATGTATTTACATGGGGGCGCTAACCTATATCGGCAACGCCCCCAACTTTATGGTCAAGTCTATCTTGGAACATCGTGGCGTCAAAATGCCCAGCTTTTTCGCCTATATGGCCTGGTCCTTCAGCATTTTGATTCCCTTGTTTTTAATACTAACCCTGTTCTTGTAGAATTTTTT
This genomic interval from Alphaproteobacteria bacterium contains the following:
- a CDS encoding metallophosphoesterase — its product is MEPLIRIVQITDTHIMPKGEHWCSKTETLTNRRLQDVIEEVNALDPDFVVHTGDITDTGDLASYEHAKELLDQLKAPYFLTCGNHDNFQNLKSVFPKQPFMSNHFALHDLNGSFIRTLILDTRIPDKDEGVLCPERIQWLKDRLEEDSEKPTLLFMHHFPIEVQEPLFSSINLKNSSELERIILTNPQIMGVYCGHYHHAASAVFGGILCWISPSTAPSHVLEGSKCLGLTLSNPAYSLHSYQNKKTHSKIMTIAPFVPL
- a CDS encoding GyrI-like domain-containing protein, which gives rise to MKKILIHKPAMKIVGISARTNNAAEMNPATAKIGATVQEYFHRGLPEKIQNRASPGTTYCIYTDYENDFQGDYTYFIGEEVCSFNEMPKGLNSLTIPAQNYAQFTAGPGLMPGVCIEAWQKIWQMAPEDLSGPRSYQADFEIYDDRAQDPQNVVLDICIGIK
- a CDS encoding RlmE family RNA methyltransferase translates to MTKKTTFLSGRSETVKLKKKKGRTISSKKWLQRQLNDPFVMEAKKKGYLSRAAFKLLELDETFDLFKKKCRVIDLGAAPGGWTQVVLEKVDTSKPESQVIALDILPMDALEGAICLQMDFTKLESVEELYKLLKGPADVVLSDMAPPSTGHKSTDHLRIIALSEMALDFALKVLAPGGTFISKVWQGGSDADLLKNLKKHFKTVKHVKPQASRKESAEIYVVALDFKKA
- a CDS encoding ComEC/Rec2 family competence protein, coding for MTEATITILQTIESFLDHQKSRLFLWMPVAVALGIGVYFNLQQEPPQVLQWVFPAFSLVLAGVIYFVSFRSVQGVLILMVCALIGFSVAQFRTHSLQTPLLHRSMGMKTIQGTLENVQDTPNGRRLLVRIDHINEKQTDHPFLVRLLCKTNKDMSLQMGDAIVLKAKIAAVSGAPYPGAYDFRRRAFFDGVSGMGFVTKIIAVTPKTVSARDSFKRFRAALTAYLQTHLTGQNGAIGAALLTGDTGGLSKETRQQFADSGLAHVLAISGLHLSLIGALSFLFFRVLFGLIPGLLLRVPLFKLSAIGALTSSFLYLNLSGASIPTQRSFISFSLMMVAVLLDRNPLSLRLVAIAALAILLMQPESLLTPSFQMSFSAVVALIGFYEWGGVPLQRSLSDSWPKKILLYGGGIIFSSIIASCATLPFTIYHFHKFSLQAILSNLLVLPLLTFWVMPVGIICVIAFACGYSLDGGIKILGQGLGLMQKVAEHVSSLPGASVFVSSIPLWGLVCFAFGGLWLLIWKGPIRFVGLVGFCLFGLSFCQDEKPFLFVSGDAKSIGIENGGKLYISSPRIRSFLPEAWAARLGVDPDKTLKFKGKKKDKVLAPVEFFEGGCFFQRGPTKIAYLKNLDSLEKACEQADILIAAEPLRKARTFCTRPKIIIDRFDVFFQGAHMITERAGGFYVETVRHSQKDRPWSTIPKNERLLRKPAGSWTSRVRQVQIEALDPGFIRSP
- a CDS encoding DNA starvation/stationary phase protection protein, coding for MKNEKVIQLLKEAQSGTYVLSLNTQKCHWNVEGINFHSLHLMFDAQYTMLAEDVDVLAERLRALGEYAPGSFKEFEKFSPVDALEKTKLSECEMLQFLVKEYEKLIATLLKLVEESSKSKDDGTADIALGQSEIRQKTLWMLRSSLK
- a CDS encoding sodium:proton antiporter, translating into MYKILFLALLFPCLSTASSFNGADLSLVWGLPFAGILLSLALLPLIVPHFWHKHYGKIIAGWTLALLAPFWSIFGYATVTTSLAHSLLSEYIPFVLMIGALFIVTGGIRLKTHWKGTPVGNAGILLAGTFISSWIGTTGASMLLIRPLLLANAWRQNKTHVFIFFIFLVSNIGGSLSPLGDPPLFLGFLQGVPFFWPLLNLWGPVSLMSLALLAIFLGFESYFYGKEENKPLEILPKSIKIEGKRNLFYLAGIIGAVLLSGSWKSDISFMVYGTELALEHILRDGSMILFSLLSLASTPKHIREENHFSWDPLMEVAKIFLGIFITVAPVLAILKAGESGALGQIVALVNQDGSPHNGIYFWLSGLFSSVLDNAPTYMVFFFMAGADATELTTHLPSTLAAISQGCIYMGALTYIGNAPNFMVKSILEHRGVKMPSFFAYMAWSFSILIPLFLILTLFL